A single genomic interval of Sebastes umbrosus isolate fSebUmb1 chromosome 11, fSebUmb1.pri, whole genome shotgun sequence harbors:
- the LOC119497800 gene encoding potassium/sodium hyperpolarization-activated cyclic nucleotide-gated channel 2-like — MMDGVAGGVGTPGSTSGSGCDSLPRRNGDSKRRSKSSLPSPGYRLSQASLEGERVSFGGDSTSSGGRGRRLSIMSSSTTTRDGLPFRTAAGTPTTPVPLPPPPPRSVGFASTRAALPSTSSSTGTGVMVQVTTGPETTTTTTCNTRAGSPELMAQCGLGGFGMMGLDGEDYSASNQSTFIQRQFGAMLYPGVNKFSLRMFGSHKAVALEQQRLKSAGSWIIHPYSDFRFYWDLLMLMLMMGNLIILPVGITFFREENTPSWIIFNVVSDTLFMVDLVLNFRTGIIKEDNTEILLDPRAIRQNYLKNWFLVDFVSSIPVDYIFLMVDSLDTEVYRTARALRIVRFTKILSLLRLLRLSRLIRYIHQWEEIFHMTYDLASAMVRIVNLIGMMLLLCHWDGCLQFLVPMLQDFPPDCWVSKNLMVNDTWGIQYSYALFKAMSHMLCIGYGAQAPEGMTDVWLTMLSMIVGATCYAMFIGHATALIQSLDSSRRQYQEKYKQVEQYMSFHKLPADVRQKIHEYYEHRFQGKMFDEENILGELSEPLKEEIVSFNCRSLVANMPLFANADPNFVTAVLTKLRFEVFQPSDFIIREGTVGRKMYFIQHGRVSVLTRGNMGTKLSDGSYFGEICLLTHGRRTASVRADTYCRLYSLSVDSFNEVLEEHPMMRRAFETVAVDRLDRIGRKNSMLLRKSSHGGSLGGSMGRGGGRGGGGPGAGGGLAAGSLGSCDSMLVQQIVKHDSMPAMQDAIAAAAAGRSGVIGGSGAVSPRPRPVIWAPLVHAPLQTAAATSNVAIALMHQQQQQQQQLQQLQQQHALGGAFFLPSPLVSPSPSLSFPLSPPRPPVLQPLRPSVSSLIGMMTTMGGLGGLGGLGGMGGMGGMGGMGGLSPRGFPASPSTMGPPGGLTSPPIAPPTPASSVPTSVQQGRALHYSLRLQADHPSMIAGSLGTPTGGGKQTPPLHKVPATNPLATCGTRFDGNTFLTGQQGAKEALLRHGSPQGLPALGRLTQENRLLSASQPTLPHRSWAGLQPHPPLHRKASGGNLLATPFLAGQLARGCSAGMLTSNVPVQMVTNIPFNAQTQAQVAVPIQPALAHNLPTQSASHTVPTPTAAHMPPAASLPSSSPPKQTPLSSATPSPAPTPSSPTPILPQTPRPKPISMTASRSSSPPSCSIPPSARTKPLTLSSTPRPKPIPPPSSRSSSPRSSSPSPSSTPPPPSVSTPVPIPQPYKSSFTSSSPPSSLITSIPPRPQSPRAKASNTPPSASPLSGPSPAQTPVTSPTPTPTQTTRTRTSTPAQTPFTLTQTLIPTPSPSPIPVTPVPSLSKSQSPTPCLQPSVSSSTRGPTSSQIPKQTPASPSPTPASTSSSRKITFSVHPVKQIPPVVTPSPTSGSGHSTKPTPATSSTTLCPKSSSTNPSSLSTTSSISSSTQSASVHPPKQMPTTTAAPAHSSKLNTLSTPGQTSQASATTSTTHAATTASTTSPKGGKKDPQLTRKDSEERRHKLQGNM, encoded by the exons ATGATGGATGGGGTGGCTGGAGGTGTGGGTACCCCCGGTAGCACCTCGGGGTCCGGGTGTGACAGCCTGCCCAGACGTAACGGAGACTCTAAGCGGCGCAGTAAGAGCAGCCTGCCCTCTCCGGGTTACAGGCTGTCCCAGGCCTCTCTGGAAGGGGAGAGGGTCTCCTTTGGGGGTGACAGCACCTCCTCAGGAGGACGCGGCCGCCGCCTCTCCATCATGagctcctccaccaccaccagggACGGTCTTCCTTTCCGCACGGCTGCGGGCACCCCGACCACCCCGGTCCCCCTGCCGCCCCCTCCTCCGCGATCAGTGGGCTTTGCCTCGACCCGCGCCGCCCtgccctccacctcctcctccaccgggACCGGAGTGATGGTGCAGGTGACCACCGGCCCGgagaccaccaccaccacgacGTGTAACACCAGGGCAGGGAGCCCTGAGCTGATGGCTCAGTGCGGACTAGGTGGGTTCGGCATGATGGGGCTGGACGGGGAGGACTACAGCGCCTCCAACCAGAGCACCTTCATCCAGAGACAGTTTGGAGCCATGCTGTATCCAGGGGTCAACAAATTCAGCCTGCGCATGTTTGGATCCCACAAGGCTGTGGCACTGGAGCAGCAGAGACTGAAATCTGCAGGGTCGTGGATCATACACCCATACAGTGACTTcag ATTCTACTGGGAcctgttgatgttgatgttgatgatggGGAACTTGATCATCCTGCCAGTGGGCATCACTTTCTTCAGAGAAGAGAACACGCCTTCGTGGATCATCTTCAACGTGGTCTCTGACACGCTCTTCATGGTCGACTTGGTTCTCAACTTCAGGACCGGCATCATCAAGGAAGACAACACTGAGATACTGCTGGACCCCAG AGCGATCCGCCAAAACTACCTGAAAAACTGGTTCCTCGTGGACTTTGTGTCGTCCATCCCGGTGGACTACATCTTCCTGATGGTGGACAGCCTCGACACCGAGGTCTACAGGACCGCCAGGGCGCTGCGCATTGTCCGCTTCACCAAAATCCTGAGCCTGCTTCGACTGCTCCGCTTGTCCAGACTCATCCGCTACATCCACCAGTGGGAGGAG ATCTTCCATATGACCTATGACCTTGCTAGTGCCATGGTGAGGATAGTTAACCTGATCGGTATGATGCTGCTGTTGTGCCACTGGGACGGCTGTCTCCAGTTCCTGGTCCCCATGCTGCAGGACTTCCCTCCTGACTGCTGGGTTTCCAAGAACCTGATGGTG AATGACACATGGGGCATACAGTACTCCTATGCTCTATTCAAAGCCATGAGCCACATGTTGTGTATCGGCTACGGCGCCCAGGCTCCAGAAGGGATGACTGATGTGTGGCTCACCATGCTCAGTATGATCGTAGGTGCCACCTGCTACGCCATGTTCATCGGCCATGCCACCGCTCTCATCCAGTCACTGGACTCCTCGCGACGGCAGTACCAGGAGAAG TACAAGCAGGTGGAGCAGTACATGTCGTTCCATAAGCTTCCTGCAGACGTACGGCAAAAGATCCACGAGTACTACGAGCACCGCTTCCAGGGGAAAATGTTTGATGAGGAGAACATCCTGGGAGAACTCAGCGAGCCACTTAAAGAG GAGATAGTCAGCTTCAACTGCCGCAGCCTGGTGGCTAACATGCCACTGTTCGCCAACGCTGATCCCAACTTTGTGACCGCCGTGCTGACCAAGCTCCGCTTCGAAGTGTTTCAGCCTTCAGACTTCATCATCCGCGAGGGCACAGTTGGACGGAAGATGTACTTCATCCAGCATGGAcgagtcagtgtgctgactcgcGGCAACATGGGAACCAAGCTGAGCGACGGTTCTTACTTTGGAG AGATCTGTTTGTTGACTCATGGACGGAGGACAGCCAGCGTCCGTGCTGATACGTATTGTCGCCTGTACTCTCTGAGTGTGGACAGCTTCAACGAGGTGCTGGAGGAACACCCGATGATGCGGCGTGCCTTCGAAACTGTCGCTGTTGACCGATTGGACCGTATAG GCAGGAAGAACTCCATGCTCCTGCGGAAGTCATCCCATGGAGGTTCTCTGGGGGGAAGTATGGGTCGTGGTGGAGGCCGGGGTGGAGGGGGTCCAGGAGCCGGAGGAGGTCTGGCAGCAGGCAGTCTGGGCTCCTGTGACAGCATGCTGGTGCAGCAGATTGTCAAACACGACAGCATGCCGGCCATGCAGGACGCCATTGCGGCCGCTGCTGCGGGAAGAAGCGGAGTCATAGGAGGAAGTGGCGCTGTGTCTCCTCGGCCACGCCCGGTCATCTGGGCGCCGCTGGTCCACGCCCCGCTGCAGACCGCCGCCGCCACCAGTAATGTAGCCATCGCCCTcatgcaccagcagcagcagcagcagcagcagctccagcagttgcagcagcagcatgcactTGGGGGGGCTTTCTTTCTGCCTTCCCCTCTTGTCTcgccctctccctccctctctttccctctgtctccccctcGTCCTCCCGTGTTACAGCCCCTCCGCCCCTCTGTGAGCTCTCTAATCGGGATGATGACGACGATGGGAGGATTGGGAGGATTGGGAGGATTGGGAGGAATGGGAGGGATGGGAGGGATGGGAGGGATGGGAGGTTTGTCCCCAAGAGGATTTCCTGCCTCTCCCTCGACCATGGGCCCTCCTGGTGGGTTGACATCGCCCCCTATTGCTCCACCCACACCAGCCTCCTCTGTCCCGACTTCTGTCCAACAAGGAAGAGCTCTTCATTACAGCCTTCGCCTCCAGGCTGATCACCCCTCCATGATTGCTGGATCATTAGGAACCCCGACAGGTGGAGGGAAACAAACTCCACCCCTCCACAAGGTGCCTGCCACCAACCCCCTTGCTACTTGTGGCACACGGTTCGATGGCAACACTTTTCTGACAGGCCAGCAGGGAGCAAAAGAAGCTCTGTTACGTCACGGGTCTCCTCAGGGTCTGCCAGCGCTGGGCAGACTCACCCAGGAGAACAGGCTGCTGTCGGCCTCGCAGCCCACTCTGCCTCACCGCTCCTGGGCGGGATTGCAGCCTCACCCGCCTCTCCACAGGAAGGCCTCTGGTGGTAATTTGCTGGCGACTCCTTTCCTGGCAGGGCAGTTGGCCAGGGGATGCAGCGCGGGCATGCTGACCTCTAACGTTCCAGTACAGATGGTGACAAATATACCGTttaatgcacaaacacaagcacaggTCGCAGTACCTATTCAGCCTGCGTTAGCACACAATCTGCCCACACAATCTGCGTCTCACACTGTACCCACTCCCACAGCTGCACACATGCCTCCTGCAGCTTCTTTGCCATCTTCCTCCCCTCCGAAGCAGACCCCGCTCTCCTCTGCCACCCCTTCACCTGCACCCACCCCCTCGTCTCCTACACCTATACTCCCCCAGACACCTCGGCCTAAACCAATCTCAATGACGGCCTCtcgctcctcctctcctccttcctgctCCATCCCTCCTTCAGCAAGAACAAAGCCACTGACACTCTCATCAACTCCTCGTCCCAAACCAATCCCTCCACCCTCTTCCCGCTCTTCCTCTCCCcgctcttcctctccctctccctcctccacacCGCCTCCGCCTTCTGTTTCTACCCCTGTTCCAATACCTCAACCTTACAAGTCATCTTTTACCTCCTCTTCTCCGCCTTCCTCCTTGATCACCTCTATCCCACCACGTCCCCAGAGCCCCCGAGCCAAGGCATCCAACACACCTCCTTCTGCCTCTCCGTTGTCTGGCCCCAGTCCCGCTCAAACCCCAGTCACTTCTCCGACACCGACTCCCACTCAGACTACCCGCACCCGCACTTCTACCCCCGCCCAAACGCCATTTACTCTTACCCAGACCCTTATCCCTACACCTTCCCCTTCTCCGATCCCTGTTACACCTGTTCCCTCCCTAAGCAAATCCCAGAGTCCAACCCCGTGTCTCCAGCCTTCTGTCTCCAGCTCAACCAGAGGCCCCACCTCGAGCCAGATCCCAAAACAGACCCCGGCATCTCCTTCCCCAACACCAGCTAGCACTAGCTCTTCACGCAAAATAACTTTCTCAGTTCATCCTGTAAAGCAAATCCCTCCTGTCGTTACCCCAAGCCCCACTTCAGGCTCCGGTCATTCCACCAAACCAACCCCAGCGACATCCTCGACAACTTTATGCCCAAAATCGAGCTCCACCAACCCCTCATCTCTTTCCACCACCTCTTCCATCTCCTCTAGTACACAATCTGCCTCTGTTCACCCCCCAAAACAAATGCCAACCACCACAGCTGCCCCGGCCCACTCCTCAAAACTCAATACACTCTCTACCCCTGGCCAGACTTCTCAGGCATCTGCCACCACATCCACAAcacacgcagccaccactgccAGCACCACCTCCCCTAAAGGTGGGAAAAAAGACCCTCAGCTCACCAGAAAAGACTCAGAGGAACGAAGACACAAACTGCAAGGCAACATGTAA